In the Brettanomyces nanus chromosome 1, complete sequence genome, GGTGTGGAAGTACTGTTGTCAGGTGTTTGACTTTCTCACATTAAGTGCCATTATCGATGGACGTATCTTATGCATACATGGAGGTCTCTCTCCAGAGATTCGAATGCTCGATCAAATCAGAGTCCTCAGTAGAGCTCAAGAGGTGCCCCATGAGGGCGGCTTCTGCGATTTGGTGTGGTCAGACCCGGATAATGTCGATACTTGGGCAATCTCACCTCGCGGGGCAGGTTGGCTCTTTGGTGCTAAAGTGGCCCGTGAATTCAATCACATAAACAATCTTCAACTAATCGCCCGAGCACACCAGTTGGTAATGGAAGGTTTTAGGTACCATTTCCCTGATAAAGATGTGGTAACCGTTTGGTCAGCCCCTAATTATTGTTATCGATGCGGTAATGTTGCCAGTGTCATGAAAGTTGATGATCATTTGAATATCAATTTTCAAATATTCAGTGCTGTGCCTGATGACACTCTAATGATGAATCCTTCCAAGACCCAGAAGAATAATAACGAGTATTTCTTATAAAGGTTACTTTATGCTTACGTTTAATGACTACGACTACAGATTCcctttttccttcttctcatctccCCTCTACTTCATTTGAAGGTATTTCTATATCCTGTTtattcctcctcctctttgtatttgtctctttttgttcttgttttactgcttctttttatgCTCTATGTGTATCCTAGATGAATGAGAGATTTTGATGATTATAATTATATGtcatccttacaccagcTGCTACAAGGCTGAGTGGTGGGGAGGTTGAGGGGGACAACTTTTCAGTTCTGAATCAACTATTGTCTTCAGCATCTTGCAGAGCCAACAATTGATTCAAACGGCATCGGAATCAAAGATCCCGTGAATCACTTTCAGATGGTTACGAAAGTAGATTCTAAGGTGAATTCCTTGATGGATTTCCCCAAGTATCGTCCACACAATATGATCCGAATTCCCTTTAAAGTTCCTTGGAAGCGTCGGTTAGAGACGATAGTGGTGATGGTTCATTCCACTTCCTTGATcctcttcaccttccttTACTTTTTTCTATGGTGTTTTCCTCCCCTGTGGCCTGTTATGACCATCTATACagtttttttctatttGTTCGACCGAACTCCTTTCAACGGTAACTCTCCATCTCGATATTCTCCCTTTGTTAGAAATCTTCCAGTTTATCGCTACTTATCGTCCTATTTTCCAATCACTTTGCACAAATCTGTCGATTTGAAACCTACATTCATATCAAAGACGGTTGACTGTGAAGTTTACGATActtttcttcgtcattTATTATCacaatttcttctctcaatACTATTCAAACTACAATTGGTgggaaaaacaaagaaatctGTTTCTCGTAAGGTGAGGAATGGTCCCAGGTATATTTTTGGTTATCATCCTCACGGAATCATGGCTATGGGTGTGACAGGTGGCATGACTATGGAAGGTGCTGACTTCAGCCGCATTTTTCCTGGAATCAGGTGCTTCGTGACTACTCTAGTAAATCAATTCACTCTTCCCTTCTACAGAGAGTACATAATGAGTCTTGGGGCAACAACGGTGAACAAAGATAATCTAAAGGCGATCTTACAGCAAGATTACAGTGTTGCTATCGTTGTTGGTGGTGCTATGGAGAGTCTCTATTCGAAGCCAGGTCTCAATTGTCTtgttttgaaaaagagaaaagggTTCATCAAACTAGCACTTGAAATGTGTGGTCATAGTGATTCACAAGATCAAGTAAAAGACGATAAAGACGATATATCACTTGTTCCTGTTTATGGATTCGGTGAAAATAACATCTATGATGTTTATTATACTAACGATCATGCAACAGATCAGGCCGATGGTTATATTAAGCGATTGTTGAAGTACTGTCAGATGTGGTTAAAGAACAGAAGTGGATTCACATTACCAATTGTCGTTTCAAGGGGTATCTTCAACTACGACTTTGGATTACTTCCCTTTAGAAGACCTATAGATGTTGTCTTTGGTGAACCTATACCTATAAAACGTCTGTACGGTAATAATCCCGGAAGTCCTGTTTCTCAGGAGGAACTAGACCATTATCATAAGCTCTACGTGTGCCAATTGATGACTCTGTTTAACAGGAATAAATCCAAGTATTTGACAAAGTGGGACAAAGACCTTGAAATTGTAGAGTAAGAATTAGGTATGCacatcttttctatataCTTCATATggcatatatatatctaaTTCGAATTCAATACACTTACTTAATGCTAGAATGGATCTCGATAACCATTTGCATGttcatccttacaccagattgaaTCATTGTGCTGCGTTTTTTTTGGGGGGAACTCAACAAGATCCTCGATTGATCTGATGGGgatttcatcatccttttctctattcTGCTCCTTGTTCAGAAAAAGCCAATGTCTGCCGGTAATTTAGATTATCCGAGATATAGGCCTTATGGATCCAATCATTCGCCACCATTTGGTTCCTCTTGGAAGCGAAGACTGGAAACCTTGGCTGTTTTTCTCCACTCCAGCTCCATCATAGTACTTCCCTGGTTGTTTTTTTACCTCTGGACGATTCCCTTTTTATGGCCTTTTCTACTTTATTACACTTTGTTTTGCTACTGGTTTGATAAATCGCCTTCCACAGGTGCGAATGTTCTTAAGAGATCAGACTGGGTGCGAAATTTGCCTCTGTATCGACACTTTTGTGACTACTTCCCAATCAAAATGCACAAGACTCAAGAACTTCAACCCACTTTTACTACAGTCGAAGTAGCTGGTCAATACGTTGACAGTTATAACTTTTTTGTCACGTGGTTTATTCCTCGCTTTATTAGGCCATTTCTCTTTCGATTGGGTTTCGTTAGGAGAGATCGAAAGTCTTTGACTAAGGAAATTCGTACCGGCCCCAGATACATTTTTTGCTATCATCCTCATGGAGTCATTGCTTTCGGAATTACAGGAGCATTTGTCGGTGAGGGACTTGAAATCAATAAGTTTTTTCCCGGAATTCATTGCTTTCTATTAACGTTGGTCAACCAGTTCATGTTACCCTTTTATCGTGATTATATTATGGCTCTTGGTGTAGGTCTGGTTACACGTAAAGGTatttctgctcttcttggCCAAGATCAAAGTGTGAGTATAGTCATCGGTGGAGCCTCTGAAAGCTTGCTGGCCAGGCCCGGTCTGAATTCTATAGTTCTTAATCGCAGAAAGGGATTTATAAAGatggctttgaagatggcCGGAATCAGCAATTCCAGTATTATCAAGCCAGGCGAAAACGATCTTTGTCTTGTTCCCTCATATGGCTTCGGTGAAAATGATATTTATAGTGTCTACTACACCaaggaaggtgaagatAAGCTCGATCCTTCAGAGAAATTACCCAAGAGACTTTTGAGATACGTACAGAACTGgctcaagaagaatttggGTTTTACTCTGCCCATCATCACTTCTCGTGGTATCTTTAACTACGATTTTGGTCTATTACCTTACAGAAGGCCTATTAATATCGTCTTTGGAAAGCCAATTCCCATTAAGAGGCTTTATGGAAATAAGCCCGGTGATCCTGTCTCatctcaagaaattcagTATTATCATCAGTTGTATACGGATGCTTTGAAGCGGTTGTTTGCCGACAACAAAGACAGATTTTTCACTAAATGGAACCAAGATTTAAAAATTACCGAATAGAAGAGTTCCCTTCTCACAATCACTCCTTACT is a window encoding:
- the SIT4 gene encoding sporulation-induced protein (BUSCO:EOG09342NPE), with amino-acid sequence MVERGPDQWLEDIKNCKYLPESDMKILCEKVKDLLMEESNIQPVKSPVTVCGDIHGQFHDLLELFKIAGGFPSDSNLSTNYIFLGDYVDRGYFSLETFTLMMILKVKFSQHITLVRGNHESRQITQVYGFYEECLTKYGSTMVWKYCCQVFDFLTLSAIIDGRILCIHGGLSPEIRMLDQIRVLSRAQEVPHEGGFCDLVWSDPDNVDTWAISPRGAGWLFGAKVAREFNHINNLQLIARAHQLVMEGFRYHFPDKDVVTVWSAPNYCYRCGNVASVMKVDDHLNINFQIFSAVPDDTLMMNPSKTQKNNNEYFL